The Couchioplanes caeruleus nucleotide sequence CGAGGACCACAACACCCCGACCGGGTACGCGGACCCCTCGTTCAACACCCGTCGCGGCGACCTTCTCACGATTGCCGACACGACCTCGCGCACCCAGATCGAGACGCTGCGCAAGAACTGCGCCGAGTTCGGCGTGCAGATCCGCTCGCTCGGCGACGCCCAGCAGGGCATCGTGCACGTGATCGGCCCGCAGCTGGGGCTCACCCAGCCGGGCATGACGATCGTCTGCGGCGACTCGCACACCGCGACCCACGGCGCGTTCGGCGCGCTGGCCTTCGGCATCGGCACCAGCGAGGTCGAGCACGTCCTCGCCACCCAGACGCTGCCGCAGCCCAAGCCGAAGACGATGGCCGTCACGGTCGTCGGCGACCTGCGCCCCGGCGTCACCGCGAAGGACCTGATCCTCGCGCTGATCGCGCAGGTCGGCACCGGCGGCGGCAACGGCCACATCGTGGAGTACCGCGGCGAGGCCATCCGCAAGCTCTCCATGGAGGGCCGGATGACCATCTGCAACATGTCGATCGAGTGGGGCGCCAAGGCCGGCATGATCGCGCCGGACGACACCACGTTCGCGTACCTGCAGGGCCGCGACCACGCGCCCAAGGGTGCCGACTGGGACGCCGCCGTCGAGTACTGGCGGTCGCTCGCCACCGACGAGGGCGCCGAGTACGACACCGAGGTGATCCTCGACGCCGCCGCGGTCAGCCCGTTCGTCACGTGGGGCACCAACCCGGGTCAGGGCGCCGCGCTCGACAGCGCCGTGCCGGACCCGGAGGAGTTCGTCGACGAGTCGGAGCGCAACGCCGCCCGCCGCGCGCTGGAGTACATGGGCCTCGAGGCCGGTACGCCGCTCAAGGAGGTGCCGGTGGACGTGGTCTTCGTCGGCTCCTGTACGAACGGCCGCCTCGAGGACCTGCGTGCCGCCGCGGAGGTGATCCGGGGCCGCAGGGTGCACGAGGGCGTCCGGATGATGATCGTGCCGGGGTCGTACCAGGTGCGTGAGCAGGCCGAACAGGAAGGCCTCGACAAGATCTTCCTGGACGCGGGCGCCGAGTGGCGCTTCGCCGGCTGCTCGATGTGCCTGGGCATGAACCCGGACACGCTCAGCCCGGGCGAGCGCGCCGCCTCCACGTCCAACCGCAACTTCGAGGGCCGGCAGGGCAAGGGCGGGCGTACCCATCTGGTCTCGCCCGAGGTCGCCGCCGCCACCGCGGTGACCGGCAAGCTGGCCGCCCCGGCCGACCTGTAGAGACGGAGACCAGCCATGGACAAGTTCACCACCCACGCCGGCAAGGTCATGCCGCTGCGGCGCTCCGATGTGGACACCGACCAGATCATCCCGGCGGTCTACCTGAAGCGGGTCACCCGGACCGGCTTCGAGGACGGGCTGTTCAGCGCCTGGCGCGACGACCCGTCGTTCGTGCTCAACA carries:
- the leuC gene encoding 3-isopropylmalate dehydratase large subunit, with amino-acid sequence MVGVTTPRTLAEKVWDDHVVRSADGEPDLLYIDLHLLHEVTSPQAFDGLRLAGRRVRRTDLTLATEDHNTPTGYADPSFNTRRGDLLTIADTTSRTQIETLRKNCAEFGVQIRSLGDAQQGIVHVIGPQLGLTQPGMTIVCGDSHTATHGAFGALAFGIGTSEVEHVLATQTLPQPKPKTMAVTVVGDLRPGVTAKDLILALIAQVGTGGGNGHIVEYRGEAIRKLSMEGRMTICNMSIEWGAKAGMIAPDDTTFAYLQGRDHAPKGADWDAAVEYWRSLATDEGAEYDTEVILDAAAVSPFVTWGTNPGQGAALDSAVPDPEEFVDESERNAARRALEYMGLEAGTPLKEVPVDVVFVGSCTNGRLEDLRAAAEVIRGRRVHEGVRMMIVPGSYQVREQAEQEGLDKIFLDAGAEWRFAGCSMCLGMNPDTLSPGERAASTSNRNFEGRQGKGGRTHLVSPEVAAATAVTGKLAAPADL